A window of the Campylobacter massiliensis genome harbors these coding sequences:
- a CDS encoding glycosyltransferase: MGYGADDGDFVFDMSSLVQDRLKKYDKILIIGPYPPPLGGVSVYIYRLSKSLDNSQVFDVSKNGFKKYIDLFAVLCRTKFRAVNIHSFSMTIAFMLMITRLFKNFDLIATSHNPRLFEESSKFKALIYRVFFHCIDVLVVVNKHILDDYKSRNLHIPKSIIIEHAFLPPPLEEEDKILATYPSSFYDFIKSKTQIITANAFQISFYKNTDLYGLDICIELTAKLKNTYPNLGFIFALANEKVNTEYIDKMRLRIKELNLEENFYFLTGQKELWPIFKKASLMIRPTNTDGDALSIREALYFKCPAIASDVCDRPTGTILFKNRNLDDLCDKTKRFLDAM; encoded by the coding sequence TTGGGATATGGTGCAGACGACGGAGATTTCGTTTTTGATATGAGTTCGTTAGTGCAAGATAGGCTTAAAAAATACGATAAAATTTTAATAATCGGACCGTATCCGCCTCCTCTTGGCGGGGTGTCGGTTTATATTTATAGACTTAGTAAGTCGCTAGATAATTCGCAAGTATTTGATGTATCCAAAAATGGTTTTAAAAAATATATCGATTTATTTGCGGTATTGTGCAGGACAAAATTTCGAGCGGTAAATATTCATTCGTTTAGTATGACGATAGCTTTTATGCTTATGATTACTAGACTTTTTAAAAATTTTGATTTAATTGCTACTAGCCATAATCCAAGGTTGTTTGAAGAGTCTTCTAAATTTAAGGCGTTGATTTATAGAGTCTTTTTTCATTGCATAGATGTTTTGGTGGTAGTTAATAAGCATATTTTAGACGATTACAAAAGTAGAAATTTGCATATTCCAAAAAGCATTATAATCGAGCACGCTTTCCTGCCGCCGCCATTAGAGGAGGAAGATAAAATTTTAGCTACCTACCCTAGCTCTTTTTACGATTTTATAAAAAGTAAAACGCAGATAATAACGGCAAATGCATTTCAAATATCTTTTTATAAAAATACTGATCTATACGGACTTGACATATGTATAGAACTCACGGCTAAGCTAAAAAATACCTATCCAAATTTGGGATTTATTTTTGCGCTAGCAAACGAAAAGGTTAATACGGAGTATATAGATAAAATGCGTCTGCGGATAAAAGAGTTAAATTTAGAGGAAAATTTTTATTTTCTGACTGGGCAAAAAGAGCTTTGGCCTATATTTAAAAAAGCTAGTCTAATGATAAGACCTACGAATACCGATGGCGACGCCCTTAGCATTAGAGAGGCTTTATATTTTAAATGTCCTGCGATAGCAAGCGATGTATGCGATAGACCGACAGGAACGATTTTGTTTAAGAATAGAAATTTAGATGATTTATGTGATAAAACAAAAAGGTTTTTAGATGCAATGTAA
- the groES gene encoding co-chaperone GroES, which yields MNFQPLGKRVLVERLEDVKTTASGIIIPDNAKEKPLSGKVLAVSSEVEGVSVGDSVVFAKYGGTEVVLDGKTYLVLKIEDVLGVLK from the coding sequence ATGAATTTTCAACCGTTAGGCAAACGAGTCTTAGTCGAGCGTCTTGAAGACGTCAAAACGACCGCTTCTGGCATCATTATACCCGATAATGCAAAAGAAAAACCTTTAAGCGGCAAGGTTTTGGCGGTATCAAGCGAGGTAGAAGGCGTGAGCGTGGGCGATAGCGTAGTTTTCGCAAAATACGGCGGCACCGAGGTCGTGCTTGACGGCAAGACGTATTTGGTTCTAAAAATCGAAGATGTTTTAGGCGTTTTAAAATAA
- the wecC gene encoding UDP-N-acetyl-D-mannosamine dehydrogenase, whose protein sequence is MRQKVCVIGLGYIGLPTAALLASSDYRVHGVDLLQSVVDTINQGKIHIVEPELGELVKKSIESGNLKADVKPDFADVFIIAVPTPFRDGYVPNIDYVISASRAVAPYIKEGNIVILESTSPVGTTEKIGQILKDSGVDISKIYIAHCPERVLPGKILKELTQNDRIVGGLSRESAEKTAEFYKTFVKGEILKTDARTAEMAKLTENSFRDVNIAFANELSILCDKFGINVWELISLANRHPRVNILNPGCGVGGHCIAVDPWFIVHAGGYEARLIKSAREVNDHKAEWSIEKIKNAALKFELQNGRKPKVACMGLAFKPDIDDLRESPALNITKCLIADGVDVVAVEPNIKAHKDFEIADYKKAIGISDIIVFLVGHKEFKGLKIEKEVLDFCGICK, encoded by the coding sequence ATGAGGCAAAAAGTTTGCGTGATCGGACTTGGATACATCGGCCTGCCGACGGCCGCACTTTTGGCTAGCAGCGACTACCGTGTCCATGGAGTCGATCTACTCCAAAGTGTCGTAGATACGATCAATCAGGGAAAAATTCATATCGTAGAACCCGAACTCGGGGAGCTTGTAAAAAAATCCATAGAAAGCGGAAATTTAAAAGCAGACGTTAAGCCCGATTTCGCAGACGTTTTTATCATAGCCGTTCCGACCCCTTTTCGCGACGGATACGTGCCAAATATCGATTACGTCATAAGTGCGAGCAGGGCGGTAGCGCCCTATATCAAAGAGGGAAATATCGTGATCTTAGAATCTACCTCGCCGGTCGGCACGACTGAGAAAATAGGTCAAATTTTAAAAGATAGTGGCGTCGATATCTCCAAAATTTACATTGCTCACTGTCCGGAGAGGGTTTTGCCCGGTAAAATTTTAAAAGAGCTTACGCAAAACGATAGGATCGTGGGCGGCCTAAGCAGGGAGTCTGCAGAAAAAACAGCGGAATTTTATAAGACTTTCGTCAAGGGCGAAATTTTAAAAACGGACGCAAGAACCGCCGAAATGGCGAAGCTTACCGAGAATTCTTTCCGCGACGTAAACATAGCCTTTGCAAACGAGCTTAGCATTTTGTGTGATAAATTCGGCATTAACGTCTGGGAGCTTATCTCGCTAGCAAATCGCCATCCGCGAGTTAATATTTTAAACCCGGGCTGCGGCGTAGGCGGGCACTGTATAGCGGTCGATCCGTGGTTTATAGTGCACGCGGGCGGCTACGAAGCAAGGCTGATCAAATCCGCAAGAGAGGTTAATGATCACAAAGCCGAGTGGAGCATAGAAAAGATCAAAAACGCCGCTTTGAAATTTGAGCTGCAAAATGGTAGAAAGCCCAAAGTCGCGTGCATGGGACTTGCTTTTAAGCCCGATATCGACGATTTGCGGGAGTCGCCTGCGCTAAATATAACCAAATGCTTGATCGCAGATGGCGTCGATGTGGTCGCGGTAGAGCCCAATATCAAGGCTCACAAAGATTTTGAGATAGCGGATTATAAAAAGGCTATTGGAATTTCGGACATTATCGTATTTTTAGTCGGGCATAAGGAATTTAAAGGGCTAAAAATAGAAAAAGAAGTTTTGGATTTTTGCGGAATTTGTAAATGA
- a CDS encoding polysaccharide deacetylase family protein, whose amino-acid sequence MLKKAKWKDDCLSPILLGIDDLCDGYFKKEHQKIFPFFDAGYGTTNDGSIFSYLNKNLLQKYPEIKITFFLPFGKGAYWDKDKSIINDIFERAKFENFLNFILDCGYEIAYHGHDHGLINSTLDPSTWCCEFDQYSKEEYFDIIKSDLAKFKDRFGYEVHGGRSPGYKFKDDLIDGLCECGFKWWSFDYKPFINNINLKYNGHNIIEMPSNLSGDMFNHSKNPVKSAAKYFLNLYRLEHMIKGGQAVSIAEHFFRTRFDGKIQMPNIYNDINSLDFLFGYLRNKDVWYATFSECANYYESYKNTDISDMGDGVFEIKYKGSWKIFLTFISEHRYLENIQTKEIYEGFMKNNRWLFNDLVEGIYRGHQDVF is encoded by the coding sequence ATGCTTAAAAAAGCCAAGTGGAAAGACGATTGCTTATCGCCGATTTTATTGGGAATAGATGATTTGTGCGACGGATATTTTAAAAAAGAACATCAAAAAATTTTCCCATTTTTCGATGCGGGCTATGGCACAACAAACGACGGATCTATTTTTAGCTACCTTAATAAAAACTTACTTCAAAAATATCCCGAAATAAAAATCACATTTTTTTTACCTTTTGGCAAAGGAGCTTACTGGGACAAAGATAAATCTATAATCAACGATATTTTTGAAAGGGCTAAATTCGAAAATTTTTTAAATTTTATATTAGATTGCGGCTATGAAATAGCTTATCACGGACACGATCATGGACTAATAAATTCTACGCTAGATCCGAGCACTTGGTGTTGCGAGTTTGATCAATATAGCAAAGAAGAGTATTTTGATATCATAAAAAGCGATTTAGCTAAATTTAAAGATAGATTTGGATATGAGGTGCATGGCGGAAGAAGCCCTGGTTATAAATTTAAAGATGATTTGATAGATGGATTGTGCGAGTGCGGATTTAAATGGTGGTCTTTTGACTATAAGCCGTTTATAAATAATATCAACCTGAAGTACAATGGTCATAATATAATAGAGATGCCGTCAAATTTGTCGGGAGATATGTTTAATCATAGTAAAAACCCCGTAAAAAGCGCAGCAAAATATTTTTTAAATTTATATAGACTAGAGCATATGATTAAGGGTGGTCAGGCTGTAAGTATAGCGGAGCATTTTTTTAGAACGAGATTTGATGGTAAGATACAAATGCCGAATATTTATAATGACATAAACTCTTTAGATTTTCTTTTTGGATATCTAAGAAACAAAGATGTTTGGTATGCTACTTTTAGTGAATGCGCGAATTATTATGAAAGCTATAAAAATACCGATATTTCGGATATGGGAGATGGGGTGTTTGAAATAAAATACAAAGGCAGTTGGAAAATATTTCTAACATTTATCTCGGAACATAGATACCTAGAAAATATACAGACTAAAGAAATTTACGAAGGCTTTATGAAAAACAATAGGTGGCTTTTTAATGATTTGGTCGAAGGAATATATAGGGGACATCAAGATGTATTTTGA
- a CDS encoding bi-domain-containing oxidoreductase: MIQAIVKKGKVLAEQIPAPSVSKGCVLIKVVNSCISAGTEISGVSNSGKSLIKRALEQPENVKKVINMVKSDGIASVYAKVKGKLDSGNPTGYSLSGVVIAVGDGVSNFEIGERVAAAGAGLANHAEYVDVPKNLVMKMSQDMDFERACTVTLGGIAMQGVRRIDLRLGETCVVVGAGILGLLAVQMLKISGVRVAVSDFDDRRLQIAKQYGAELVINPSRDDLLDVVSSWSGGHGADGVLFTAATNSSEPLSQSFQMCKKKGRVVLVGVAGMQINREDMYKKELDFLISTSYGPGRYDKSYEEGGLDYPFSYVRWTENRNMSEYLRLVNENLIKLDKLIDAKYPIEQVTQAFESLQTSQNKPLMVLLDYGEANLTELDSYLNHDKKIIISSTPVNRDVINVAFVGVGGFATGMHLPNISKLTDKYKIYAIMNRSGHKAKAVAQQYGANYATSNLDDILNDKNVDLVIISTRHDSHAELTLKALEAGKNVFVEKPLATNKDELEKIKKFYEGGGDKPLLFVGFNRRFSAYTQEIKKHTSARINPMIIRYRMNAGYIPMDHWVHENGGRMVGEACHIIDLMTALTGSEIQSVFSQAITPSNEKYSAEDNKSIVLKYKDGSVANIEYFANGSKELSKEFMEIHFDGKSIVLDDYKSLKGYGVGVKEISTNVSQKGQLEELEALFEALKGSKKGWPIELWDMVQTTEISFLI; encoded by the coding sequence ATGATACAAGCAATAGTTAAAAAAGGCAAGGTTTTAGCGGAGCAGATCCCTGCCCCAAGCGTTTCAAAGGGATGCGTTCTTATAAAAGTAGTAAATAGCTGCATATCGGCGGGCACCGAGATAAGCGGCGTATCAAATAGCGGCAAAAGCCTGATCAAAAGGGCTTTAGAGCAGCCTGAGAACGTAAAAAAAGTCATCAATATGGTGAAATCAGACGGCATAGCCAGCGTCTATGCGAAGGTAAAGGGCAAGCTTGATAGTGGAAACCCGACCGGCTATTCGCTTAGCGGCGTCGTCATAGCGGTCGGAGATGGCGTTTCAAATTTTGAGATCGGTGAGCGCGTCGCCGCAGCCGGTGCAGGGCTTGCAAACCACGCAGAATACGTAGACGTGCCTAAAAATTTAGTTATGAAAATGTCGCAGGATATGGACTTTGAGCGAGCTTGCACCGTGACGCTCGGCGGTATAGCGATGCAGGGTGTTAGGCGGATCGATCTAAGGCTGGGCGAGACCTGCGTAGTCGTGGGAGCTGGGATTTTGGGGCTTCTTGCGGTGCAGATGCTTAAAATTTCAGGCGTGAGGGTTGCGGTCAGCGATTTTGACGATAGACGCTTGCAGATAGCTAAGCAGTACGGCGCTGAGCTCGTCATAAACCCGTCAAGAGACGATTTACTGGACGTCGTTTCATCTTGGAGCGGTGGGCACGGCGCCGATGGAGTACTATTTACCGCCGCTACGAACAGTAGCGAGCCACTATCGCAAAGTTTTCAGATGTGCAAGAAAAAGGGCAGAGTGGTGCTCGTAGGCGTTGCCGGCATGCAGATCAATAGAGAGGATATGTATAAAAAGGAGCTTGATTTTCTCATCTCCACATCCTATGGCCCCGGTCGCTACGACAAGAGCTACGAAGAGGGGGGGCTTGATTATCCGTTTAGCTACGTCAGATGGACTGAAAATCGAAATATGAGCGAGTATCTAAGGCTGGTAAATGAAAATTTGATCAAGCTGGATAAGCTCATAGACGCAAAATACCCTATCGAGCAGGTAACGCAGGCGTTTGAGTCGCTGCAGACTTCGCAGAATAAGCCGCTTATGGTTTTGCTTGACTACGGCGAGGCAAATTTAACTGAGCTTGATAGCTATCTAAATCATGATAAAAAAATCATTATAAGCTCTACGCCAGTAAACAGAGATGTGATAAACGTCGCATTCGTCGGCGTCGGCGGATTTGCTACCGGGATGCACCTGCCTAATATCTCAAAGCTTACGGACAAGTATAAAATTTACGCGATCATGAACCGGAGCGGACATAAAGCAAAGGCGGTGGCGCAGCAATATGGAGCGAACTACGCTACTTCAAATTTAGACGATATTTTAAATGACAAAAACGTTGATCTGGTGATCATCTCCACAAGGCACGATAGCCACGCAGAGCTTACTTTAAAGGCGCTTGAGGCAGGCAAAAACGTATTTGTAGAAAAGCCGCTTGCAACAAACAAAGATGAGCTTGAAAAGATAAAGAAATTTTACGAAGGGGGAGGCGACAAGCCCCTTTTATTCGTGGGATTTAACAGGCGATTTAGCGCTTACACGCAGGAGATAAAAAAGCACACGAGCGCTAGAATAAATCCGATGATAATCAGATATAGGATGAACGCGGGTTACATACCGATGGATCACTGGGTGCACGAAAACGGCGGCAGAATGGTGGGCGAAGCATGCCATATAATAGATCTGATGACGGCGCTAACGGGCAGCGAGATACAGAGCGTATTTTCGCAGGCTATCACGCCGAGCAATGAAAAATATAGCGCCGAGGATAACAAATCCATCGTCTTAAAATACAAAGACGGTTCGGTGGCAAATATCGAATATTTTGCAAACGGTAGTAAGGAGCTGAGTAAGGAATTTATGGAGATCCACTTCGACGGCAAGAGCATCGTTTTGGACGATTACAAAAGCCTTAAAGGATACGGAGTAGGAGTAAAAGAAATTTCAACAAACGTGAGCCAAAAGGGGCAGCTTGAAGAGCTTGAGGCACTATTTGAGGCTCTAAAAGGAAGCAAAAAAGGCTGGCCGATAGAGCTTTGGGATATGGTGCAGACGACGGAGATTTCGTTTTTGATATGA
- the wecB gene encoding non-hydrolyzing UDP-N-acetylglucosamine 2-epimerase: MKRILIVFGTRPEAIKMAPLVKEFKKCQEFDIKVCVTAQHRQMLDQVLEIFEIVPDYDLDIMQAGQDLYDLTSRILLKMRDVLDDFKPDMVFVHGDTTTASITSLAAFYKQIKVAHVEAGLRTGDIYSPFPEEINRQLVGIIANYHFAPTNLSKENLIKENKSPKNIVVTGNTVIDALFLLLKTIEQNVNLKDKILAPLNSKFNLDFDRKIVLVTGHRRENFGASFINICEALKCIAAKNPDVDIVYPVHLNPNVQEPVKNILSNIKNVHLVSPLEYDEFVYLMSKSYFIITDSGGIQEEAPSLGKPVLVMRNTTERPEAVESGSVKLVGVDKEKIVLEAQKLLNDSKIYKKMAQAHSLYGDGNACAKIVEFVKNLRLER; this comes from the coding sequence ATGAAAAGAATACTTATCGTTTTCGGTACTCGTCCTGAAGCTATCAAAATGGCTCCTTTGGTAAAAGAGTTTAAAAAATGTCAGGAATTTGACATTAAGGTCTGTGTTACGGCTCAGCATAGACAAATGCTTGATCAGGTGTTAGAGATATTTGAGATAGTGCCTGATTATGATTTGGATATCATGCAAGCGGGGCAGGATCTGTATGATCTGACATCTAGGATCTTACTAAAAATGCGGGATGTTTTAGATGATTTTAAGCCCGACATGGTCTTTGTTCACGGAGACACTACGACTGCTAGCATTACGTCTTTGGCCGCTTTTTATAAGCAGATTAAGGTAGCTCACGTTGAGGCGGGGTTAAGGACCGGAGATATTTATTCGCCATTTCCAGAGGAGATAAATAGGCAACTGGTCGGCATCATCGCAAACTATCACTTTGCTCCTACAAATTTATCAAAAGAAAATCTTATAAAAGAAAATAAGAGCCCAAAAAATATCGTAGTAACAGGAAACACCGTCATCGATGCTTTGTTTTTACTGCTTAAAACTATCGAGCAAAACGTAAATCTAAAAGATAAAATTTTAGCCCCTCTTAACTCAAAATTTAACTTAGATTTTGATAGAAAAATCGTACTCGTAACCGGGCATAGGAGAGAAAATTTTGGCGCTAGCTTTATAAATATCTGTGAGGCCTTAAAATGTATAGCCGCTAAAAATCCGGACGTTGATATAGTTTATCCCGTGCACCTTAATCCAAACGTGCAAGAGCCTGTAAAAAATATTTTATCAAATATAAAAAATGTCCATCTAGTTTCTCCGCTTGAGTACGATGAGTTTGTCTATTTGATGAGCAAATCATATTTTATCATTACCGATAGCGGTGGCATACAAGAGGAGGCACCTAGTCTAGGCAAGCCTGTGCTTGTAATGAGAAATACTACCGAAAGACCAGAGGCTGTCGAGTCGGGCTCGGTTAAGCTTGTGGGTGTTGATAAAGAAAAGATCGTCTTGGAGGCGCAAAAACTGCTTAATGATAGTAAAATTTATAAAAAAATGGCCCAAGCGCATAGTCTCTATGGAGATGGAAACGCCTGCGCTAAAATAGTAGAATTTGTTAAAAATTTAAGATTGGAGCGATAA
- a CDS encoding acyltransferase family protein has translation MSLQKVIDRDNHLNFFRLLFALQVVYMHSTEWLKIPLLWGGYVDKFLRLFPGVPLFFLVSEFLITDSYLNSGNLKEYFIKRALRIYPALFANILVLELAMYVGKNFNDISVLKYIEYFVLYVITAASGIAGFIIGIKNDALYNYDGFFSSYPSGVLWTLSVELSFYILLPFILCIRKVIIRNLLLVFLFFTSMIIPAIADENFYSASNLNKLLELICLPFLWIFIIGMVMRLYWLDIKKYLVGYGLFYIAFYLIFCFVAIKFGSGLGDYKRGLEISTVFQIVLLALVIFSMAFSYTNLKIARSTDLSYSTYLYHMLIVQILISLGFGGSLWLYLVVVAATLAVACVSWNFIEKPALKLKQIKVVK, from the coding sequence ATGAGTCTTCAAAAAGTAATAGATAGAGATAACCATCTGAATTTTTTTAGATTACTTTTTGCTTTGCAAGTGGTATATATGCACTCGACAGAATGGCTAAAAATACCGCTTTTATGGGGGGGCTACGTGGATAAATTTCTTAGGTTATTTCCCGGAGTTCCATTATTTTTTCTGGTTTCGGAATTTTTAATTACCGATAGTTATTTAAATAGCGGGAATTTGAAAGAGTATTTTATAAAAAGAGCGCTTAGAATATATCCGGCTCTATTTGCAAATATTTTAGTACTTGAGCTAGCTATGTACGTGGGCAAAAATTTTAATGATATCTCGGTATTAAAATATATAGAATACTTCGTGTTATATGTTATTACCGCCGCTTCAGGCATAGCGGGCTTTATAATCGGTATAAAAAACGATGCTTTATATAATTACGACGGCTTTTTTAGCTCCTATCCGAGCGGCGTTTTATGGACGCTTAGCGTCGAGCTATCGTTTTATATCCTCCTTCCGTTTATTTTGTGTATTAGAAAAGTAATCATAAGAAATTTGTTGTTGGTTTTCCTATTTTTTACATCAATGATAATTCCCGCAATCGCCGATGAAAATTTTTATTCTGCTTCAAATTTAAATAAGCTTCTCGAGCTCATATGCTTGCCGTTTTTGTGGATATTTATCATCGGTATGGTTATGCGGCTTTATTGGCTGGATATAAAAAAATATCTCGTAGGCTATGGCTTATTTTATATTGCGTTCTATTTGATATTTTGTTTTGTGGCTATAAAATTTGGAAGCGGGCTTGGAGATTATAAGAGAGGCTTGGAAATTTCTACCGTATTTCAAATTGTCCTTTTGGCGCTAGTAATCTTTAGCATGGCTTTTTCCTACACAAATTTAAAGATAGCTAGAAGCACAGATCTCTCTTATAGTACATATCTTTATCATATGCTAATAGTTCAAATTTTAATTAGTCTGGGCTTTGGCGGCTCTTTATGGCTATATCTCGTAGTGGTAGCCGCGACGCTCGCGGTGGCTTGCGTTTCTTGGAATTTTATAGAAAAGCCGGCATTGAAATTAAAACAAATAAAGGTTGTAAAATGA
- a CDS encoding class I SAM-dependent methyltransferase, translating into MRSIYNSLDYTLYFCDSCKCYFFDINEHDYDLRLLYDSLGDKNISSYNVTFKKDRYWDNEKRIIYSIQPNINSILDLGCRTGDFLMHFDAGIEKYGIELSKSSVEVAIKRGLNIYEEFIENIDFKDKKFDAVTCYAILEHLKDPVPILDRLTQLVEENGVLVIMVPYLHSFKAQLLYKINFRWHMFSQPEHLNFYSKVFLDKFISEKGFVLRKTKYTSGGMFNPFKKIPIVSRVFGKFMNFIDFYTPINQIPIFDHMYLYYQKTKDIDA; encoded by the coding sequence ATGCGAAGTATATACAATAGTTTAGACTATACGTTGTATTTTTGCGATAGTTGTAAGTGCTATTTTTTTGATATAAACGAGCACGATTATGATCTTAGGCTGTTATATGATAGTCTAGGAGATAAAAACATAAGCTCGTATAACGTAACTTTTAAAAAAGATAGATATTGGGATAATGAAAAAAGGATTATATATTCTATACAACCGAATATAAATAGCATATTGGATCTTGGTTGCAGGACCGGAGATTTTTTGATGCACTTTGATGCGGGCATAGAAAAATACGGTATCGAACTATCAAAATCAAGCGTCGAAGTGGCAATAAAACGAGGACTAAATATTTACGAAGAGTTTATCGAAAATATAGACTTTAAAGATAAAAAATTTGACGCGGTGACTTGCTATGCCATTTTGGAGCATTTAAAAGATCCTGTTCCTATATTGGATAGATTAACGCAACTTGTAGAAGAAAATGGAGTTTTAGTGATTATGGTTCCTTATCTGCATAGTTTTAAGGCTCAATTGCTATATAAAATAAATTTCAGATGGCATATGTTTAGTCAGCCGGAGCATTTAAATTTTTATTCCAAGGTATTCTTAGATAAATTTATATCCGAGAAAGGATTTGTGTTGCGAAAAACAAAATACACTTCAGGCGGTATGTTTAATCCATTTAAAAAGATACCTATCGTCTCAAGAGTATTTGGTAAATTTATGAATTTTATCGATTTTTATACTCCAATAAATCAAATACCTATATTTGATCATATGTATTTATACTATCAAAAAACAAAGGATATAGATGCTTAA
- the groL gene encoding chaperonin GroEL (60 kDa chaperone family; promotes refolding of misfolded polypeptides especially under stressful conditions; forms two stacked rings of heptamers to form a barrel-shaped 14mer; ends can be capped by GroES; misfolded proteins enter the barrel where they are refolded when GroES binds), translating to MAKEIFFSDEARNKLYEGVRKLNDAVKVTMGPRGRNVLVQKSFGAPAITKDGVSVAKEVELKDALENMGAGLVKEVASKTNDEAGDGTTTATVLAHSIFKEGLRNITAGANPVEVKRGMDKQAAAIIAELKSLSRKVTDKKEIAQVATISANSDSAIGGLIADAMEKVGKDGVITVEEAKSIHDELNVVEGMQFDRGYLSPYFITNAEKMQVELSNPFILLFDKKITNLKDLLPVLEQIQKTGKPLLIIAEDIEGEALATLVVNKLRGVLNISAVKAPGFGDRRKAMLEDIAILTGGEVVSEELGRTLESATLSDLGQASSVIIDKDNTTIVNGAGEKSAIDARIIQIKAQIAETTSDYDKEKLQERLAKLSGGVAVIKVGAATETEMKEKKDRVDDALSATKAAVEEGIVIGGGAAFIKASAKVDLQLSGDEAIGADIVRRALTAPLRQIAENAGFDAGVVANSVSVSKDDNYGFNAATGEYVDMFKAGIIDPVKVERVALQNAVSVASLLLTTEATISELKEDKPMPAMPDMGGMGGMGGMM from the coding sequence ATGGCAAAAGAGATATTTTTTTCAGACGAGGCTAGAAACAAACTATACGAAGGCGTTAGAAAACTAAACGACGCTGTAAAAGTAACGATGGGGCCTCGCGGCAGAAACGTGCTAGTGCAAAAGAGCTTCGGCGCTCCAGCGATCACCAAAGACGGCGTGAGCGTAGCTAAAGAGGTCGAGCTAAAAGACGCTCTAGAAAACATGGGCGCAGGTTTAGTAAAAGAGGTCGCTAGCAAAACAAACGACGAAGCGGGCGACGGTACGACTACGGCTACGGTTTTGGCGCACTCTATCTTTAAAGAGGGCTTAAGAAATATCACCGCAGGCGCAAATCCGGTCGAGGTAAAACGCGGTATGGATAAGCAAGCCGCAGCTATAATCGCCGAGCTAAAAAGCCTATCGCGCAAAGTAACCGATAAAAAAGAGATCGCGCAAGTAGCCACTATCTCGGCAAATTCAGACTCTGCTATCGGCGGACTGATCGCTGACGCGATGGAAAAAGTCGGCAAAGACGGCGTCATAACAGTCGAGGAAGCAAAATCCATCCACGACGAGCTAAACGTGGTCGAGGGTATGCAGTTTGACCGCGGATATCTAAGCCCGTACTTCATCACAAACGCCGAAAAGATGCAGGTTGAACTAAGCAATCCGTTTATCTTGCTATTTGACAAGAAGATTACAAATTTAAAAGACCTACTGCCTGTGCTCGAGCAGATCCAAAAAACGGGCAAACCGCTACTAATCATCGCTGAAGATATCGAGGGCGAGGCGCTTGCAACGCTAGTAGTAAACAAGCTTCGCGGCGTACTAAATATCTCTGCGGTTAAGGCTCCGGGCTTTGGCGATCGCAGAAAGGCAATGCTTGAGGATATCGCGATACTAACAGGCGGCGAAGTAGTGAGCGAAGAGCTGGGCAGAACGCTAGAAAGCGCGACTCTAAGCGACCTAGGTCAAGCCTCAAGCGTCATCATCGATAAAGATAACACGACTATCGTAAACGGCGCAGGCGAGAAATCGGCAATCGACGCTAGAATCATCCAGATAAAAGCTCAAATCGCAGAAACAACGAGCGACTACGACAAAGAAAAACTACAAGAGCGCCTAGCTAAGCTAAGCGGCGGTGTAGCGGTTATCAAGGTCGGCGCTGCTACCGAGACCGAGATGAAAGAGAAAAAAGACCGCGTAGACGACGCTCTAAGCGCGACTAAAGCGGCTGTAGAAGAAGGCATCGTGATCGGCGGCGGCGCTGCGTTTATCAAAGCGAGCGCAAAAGTGGATCTACAACTAAGCGGCGACGAAGCTATCGGCGCAGATATCGTAAGACGCGCTCTAACCGCTCCGCTACGCCAGATCGCTGAAAACGCGGGATTTGACGCGGGCGTAGTAGCAAACTCCGTAAGCGTTAGCAAAGACGACAACTACGGCTTTAACGCAGCTACGGGTGAGTATGTGGATATGTTTAAAGCCGGTATCATCGACCCGGTCAAGGTCGAGCGCGTGGCTCTTCAAAACGCGGTTAGCGTGGCGAGCCTACTCCTAACTACGGAAGCTACCATAAGCGAGCTAAAAGAGGATAAACCGATGCCTGCGATGCCTGATATGGGCGGAATGGGCGGCATGGGCGGAATGATGTAA